A single genomic interval of Arthrobacter globiformis harbors:
- a CDS encoding SRPBCC family protein produces the protein MKIEVSVVIDRPPAVVFEFYVVNHVRNHPRWDPNIQLTQLTEGPVRVGTRIERRHTRAGTPIEGIMEVVELDPGKSMKAVIVDQTPDGPLEVHGRVSFEAVDGDRTKLTLELDMPHFHSSMEPSLIEGGYRRIKELVEAET, from the coding sequence ATGAAAATCGAGGTTTCCGTTGTCATCGATAGGCCGCCTGCGGTGGTGTTTGAGTTCTATGTGGTGAACCATGTGCGGAACCATCCTCGCTGGGATCCGAACATCCAGCTGACGCAGCTCACCGAAGGACCTGTGCGGGTCGGCACTCGGATCGAACGCAGGCACACACGGGCTGGCACTCCCATCGAGGGCATCATGGAGGTGGTGGAGTTGGACCCCGGAAAGTCCATGAAGGCCGTCATCGTGGACCAAACGCCCGACGGACCCCTGGAAGTCCATGGCCGTGTATCATTCGAGGCCGTTGACGGTGATCGGACCAAGCTGACCCTCGAGCTGGACATGCCCCACTTTCACAGCTCAATGGAGCCAAGCCTGATCGAGGGCGGCTACCGGCGAATCAAGGAACTCGTAGAAGCCGAGACCTAG
- a CDS encoding acyl-CoA dehydrogenase family protein: MRATSEQPSLCRGGSGPRSIAYWGSDEQKNRWLPALATAQQYGAFALTEPTHGSDSVGLETSATNTEGGFLLNGKKWIGDGSSAESPSCGPAGTTGRCTGS, encoded by the coding sequence GTGAGAGCTACATCGGAACAGCCTTCGCTGTGCAGGGGCGGGTCTGGCCCGAGGTCCATTGCCTACTGGGGTTCGGACGAGCAGAAGAACCGGTGGCTTCCCGCGCTGGCAACGGCGCAGCAGTACGGAGCCTTCGCCCTGACGGAGCCCACACACGGTTCGGATTCCGTGGGTCTGGAAACTTCGGCCACAAACACGGAAGGCGGTTTCCTGCTCAACGGGAAGAAGTGGATCGGCGACGGCTCATCGGCGGAATCACCGTCGTGTGGGCCCGCGGGGACGACGGGCAGGTGCACGGGTTCGTAG
- a CDS encoding NADH:flavin oxidoreductase/NADH oxidase, producing the protein MTEQTLIENDIAAVEAEWDNDTTRSGISADRMVAEDAKLQGRGQENRALVEGDKKWQQMPADATALFTPVTIPTRSGSGLTLRNRVVLAPMCQYAIDKTDGVPTDWHLVHLGSMANGGFSLIVTEAAAVTAEGRISDRDAGIWNDEQAAGWKRITDYVHSHGAAIAIQLAHAGAKASTYGWLKDLETEGKVGSIPENMGGWSTVTSTPSDIYGLEPAVEMTEEQIAVSVQSWAEAAKRADEAGFDMIQIHAAHGYLIHQFLSPLSNKRTDRYGGSWENRTRYLREIVHAVAAVWPEDKALGIRFSGEDWVEDGWRTADTIKLAQELYSYGVRAFDLSSAGLGPYYGPNGFGYQVPLAQAVKHSLPDDAFVTAVGKITEASQAEQILVTGQADGVSIARAALGDPQWPNRAAQKLGATKAHPAHYWQGRW; encoded by the coding sequence ATGACTGAGCAGACTTTGATTGAGAACGACATCGCAGCTGTTGAAGCTGAATGGGATAACGACACCACCAGGAGCGGGATATCCGCTGACCGGATGGTTGCCGAGGATGCGAAGCTGCAGGGTCGAGGCCAGGAGAACAGAGCACTCGTCGAGGGTGATAAGAAGTGGCAACAGATGCCCGCAGACGCAACTGCTCTGTTCACGCCTGTGACCATTCCGACCCGCTCCGGCTCCGGCCTGACACTGCGTAACCGTGTCGTCTTGGCCCCCATGTGCCAGTACGCCATCGACAAGACTGACGGTGTGCCGACTGACTGGCACCTGGTACACCTTGGCTCGATGGCCAATGGCGGGTTTTCCCTAATCGTTACCGAAGCCGCTGCAGTCACGGCTGAAGGTCGGATCTCCGATCGGGACGCCGGTATCTGGAACGACGAGCAGGCTGCCGGCTGGAAGCGCATCACCGACTACGTGCACTCGCACGGTGCGGCTATCGCTATCCAGTTGGCCCACGCTGGTGCGAAAGCTTCGACTTACGGCTGGCTAAAGGACCTCGAAACCGAGGGCAAAGTCGGAAGCATTCCGGAAAACATGGGCGGTTGGTCAACTGTCACGTCCACACCCAGTGACATCTACGGTTTGGAACCCGCCGTTGAAATGACCGAAGAGCAAATTGCTGTTTCCGTTCAGTCCTGGGCTGAGGCCGCCAAACGAGCCGATGAGGCCGGCTTTGACATGATTCAAATCCACGCCGCCCATGGATACCTGATCCACCAGTTCCTTTCCCCGTTGTCGAACAAACGCACCGATCGGTATGGTGGCAGCTGGGAAAACCGCACCCGCTACTTGCGCGAAATCGTGCACGCCGTCGCAGCAGTGTGGCCGGAAGACAAGGCGCTGGGCATCAGGTTCTCCGGTGAAGACTGGGTCGAGGATGGGTGGCGTACAGCGGACACCATCAAACTGGCGCAAGAGCTCTACTCCTATGGCGTGCGCGCCTTTGACCTGTCCAGTGCGGGTCTCGGCCCTTACTATGGCCCGAACGGTTTCGGCTATCAGGTTCCACTGGCCCAGGCCGTCAAGCACTCGCTGCCTGACGATGCCTTTGTAACCGCTGTGGGTAAGATCACCGAAGCGAGCCAGGCCGAACAAATACTCGTAACCGGTCAGGCTGATGGGGTCTCCATTGCACGGGCCGCCCTGGGCGATCCGCAGTGGCC